A region of the Salvia splendens isolate huo1 chromosome 11, SspV2, whole genome shotgun sequence genome:
ATTCTCCATTCAAAAAACCTGTTTTTACATCCATTTGTTGAAGCTCCCAATCTCTGTGAGCAACAATGGCCAGTAAAATCCTTATGAAGCTATGTTTAACAACTGGAGAGAAGATTTCATTATAGTCTATCCCTTATCTTTGTGTGAAGCCTTtggccaccagccttgccttgtaTCTCACCTCATGGTTCTTGAAGGCCTCTATTTTCTTCTTATacacccatttgcatcctatgCATTTCTGATGTCTTTGCCTCAAAACTAGAATCCAGGTGTGATTTTTATATAGAGAGTCAATCTTCTCTTGCATTGCTCTGAGCCATATGTCTTTCTCAGGGCTTCTCACTGCTTCCTTATAGGTTGAGGGCTCATGATACTCAATTTCTTCTGCAACCGTGAGTGCATAATAGAGCATGTCATAATCACTGAATCTTGATGGGAGCTTGATCTGTCTTCTTGGCCTATCCCTTGCTATGACATGAGATCTCTGCTTTCACTTGCTTCTTCTGTCCAAGTCATCTCTGGAGCCTCCTGGTCAGACACATTATCAGTAGCATCCCTTGGCTCATTCCCTGCCAGCTCCACCTCAAACCgagcattatttgatttttgttgcAGGTATGGCATTTCATCTTCTCTGAACACAACATCTCTGCTAATCACCACTTGCCCCATCCCTTTTTCGGTGCACCATAGCCTATAGCCTTTTACACCTTTCTGATATCCAAGCATAACACATTTGAGGGCTCTAGGATCTAGCTTTGTTCTTTTAGAATGTGCATATGCCCTACATCCAAAACTTCTCAGTTTTGTGTAGTCACTTGCAGACCCATACCATCTCATATCTGGTGTATCATTGTCTATAGAACTAGATGGGCATTTGTTTATGAGTATTACAGCAGTTGCAGCAGCTTCAGCCCAGAAATGTTTGGGCATGCCTGATGAGATAAGCATACATCTCAGCCTCTCCAAGATTGTCCTATTTGCTCTCTCAGCCACTCCATTTTGTTAGGGATTGTGTGGAACGGTTCTATGCCTCTTGATTCCCTTATTTTTGCAGAAACCATCAAAGCTGGATGAGAGGAATTCGAGCCCATTGTCTGTCCTAAGGCACTTCAGAACACCTCCCTTCTCAGTCTCAACCTCAACACACCATTCTTGAAATTTTGTGAAAGCTTCGGATTTCTCCTTCATCACATAGAGCCAATCTTCCTAGAGAAATCATCTATGATAGATAGAAAATACCTGCCTCCACCCATACTCTGAATTGGTGATGGACCCCAGATATCAGCATGTGCATACTCTAGTGGCCTTGTTAAGTGTGTTTCCCAGTTGCATATGGCATCTTTTTGCTCTTTGCAAGTATACACTCTTCACAAGATCTGAGCTCTTCCTCATCCAGTCCCGCTTCCAAAGCTATCAGACCTTTCTTGGCTAACTCTTTCAATCCACCAAACCCCGGATGGCCCAGTCTGTTATGCCAGTCTATCAACTTTAGTTTTGTTACAACATTGATCTGATCTGCATTGAGGGCCTCTGCTCTGATATAATACAAATTATTCACGCTCTCAGCCACCATAAGAATGTCATTGCCCTTCAAAACCTTCATGAATCCATCAGCAAGAATGGTTGTGAAACCTTTCTTCTCCAGCATTCCAAGTGAAATCGGATTTCTCTTAATTGATGGTATATATCTGACTTCTGATAGGATTTTATGAGATCCATCTTCCATGAGCATTCTTACACTCCATATGCCTTTTACTTGGCGTACCTAATTGTTACCCAGCAGGACAAAACCAGTGGCTTCCTGCAGATCCATAAGCCATCTCTTCTTGGAAGTCATGTGGAAGCTACAACCAGAGTCCATTACCCACACATCTGGAGCCTCATCATCAGTCACATTCATAACTTGGGCCACCTCCAGTTCTTGAGTAACATCAGCCGTATCTGGGACATTCTCACCCTCAGCTTGCTTTCTCTTCCAGGAGTagcaatttttctttatatGCCCAGGCTTTTTGCAGTAATGACACGATCTGGTTTCCTTCTCAGACCCAGACTTATCTTTCCAAGATTTAGGCTTCTCCTGGAACTTCTTCTTTCCATTCTTCTTGGGATCAGGCTTGATATTAAGACTTTCACTGGCTGGATCAATAGCCCTTTGAGCCACCTTCTGAAATTCTTTCATCTTGAGTGCAGAATGCACTTATTCATATGTGACTTTGGAGTCTCTTCATAGCAATATCGCATCCTTGAATTGCTCAAAACTTTTAGGCAGAGAATTGAGGAGCATTAGGGTCGTATCCTCATCTTTGATGACCTCTTCaatattttcaagatcatcaatgCACTTAGCGAAATCCTCAAGCTGTTCTCCTATACTTCCTGATTCTGAGAACTTGAACGTAAAGAGCTTCTGCTTGAGCA
Encoded here:
- the LOC121754499 gene encoding uncharacterized mitochondrial protein AtMg00300-like, whose product is MLMEDGSHKILSEVRYIPSIKRNPISLGMLEKKGFTTILADGFMKVLKGNDILMVAESVNNLYYIRAEALNADQINVVTKLKLIDWHNRLGHPGFGGLKELAKKGLIALEAGLDEEELRSCEECILAKSKKMPYATGKHT